In Populus alba chromosome 1, ASM523922v2, whole genome shotgun sequence, a single window of DNA contains:
- the LOC118055491 gene encoding LOW QUALITY PROTEIN: probable beta-D-xylosidase 5 (The sequence of the model RefSeq protein was modified relative to this genomic sequence to represent the inferred CDS: inserted 2 bases in 2 codons; substituted 5 bases at 5 genomic stop codons) → MKIQLFLALFLSSLLIAPCFTXNFACDKNIPETSLFPFCNTSLSYVNRAKDLIPRLTLQEKAQQLGNHAAGISRLGIPAYKWWSEALHGMASVGYGVNFNATVAGATSFPAVILSAASFNTTSWFKMGXMVPAINMLXDPRWGRGQETLGEDPLMVLKYAMNYVRGLQEVGKEGNSTGNKLKVSSCYKHYTAYDLDKWKGVDRFHFDAIFALKVTKKDIEDIFQPLFRSCVEEGRVSSVMCSYNRVNGIPTCADPVLLKGVIREQWNLDGYIISYCDSIKVYYDRIKYAATPEDSVTLALKAGLNMNYKDFLPRYIENAVKXNKIKESIGDHALIYNYIVLMRLGFFDMDPKLHPFGNLGPLNVCTEEHQELALDVAKQGIVLLDNKGALSLSKNTTKNFIVIGPNGNAIVAMISIYAGIPSEYTTPLQGLQKYILFVTYTVGCPFMNCTDELLVGLATKAATTTDVVVLVMGLDQSIEQEDLDWENLILLGYQEKCVKDMANATNGTMILVIMSISPIDISFAKNERKVRGILWVGYPGQAGGDAIAQVICGDHNPAGRSPFTWYPKEYSDQMPMTNMNLKVNATNNFPGRTYRFYTRKSLYEFGHGLSYSXFSKFVIYAPSILLVPKKSSLNPIGFPSVYPSKQDPYPNGQAIDVSSVNCINLQLVLVIGVRNNRPMNGDHVVLIFXKPHKSAEITNPPNMQLAAFDKVRVKKGNTNNITLDVDVCKGLSLVDSERQRKLVTRQHTFIIGSLSEHQVRYHLIIRLAXNGSMGGFTFM, encoded by the exons atgaaaatccAACTTTTCCTAGCACTTTTTCTCTCGTCGCTCTTAATAGCCCCTTGTTTCACTTAGAATTTTGCTTGTGACAAGAACATTCCTGAAACGAGTCTGTTTCCCTTCTGTAACACATCCCTATCATACGTGAACAGAGCCAAGGATCTTATCCCGCGCTTGACTTTACAAGAAAAGGCGCAACAACTAGGAAATCATGCTGCTGGGATTTCCCGTCTAGGCATCCCTGCTTACAAGTGGTGGTCTGAGGCACTTCATGGCATGGCAAGTGTCGGTTATGGTGTAAATTTTAATGCTACAGTAGCAGGTGCCACTAGCTTCCCAGCTGTGATTTTGTCCGCTGCTAGTTTTAATACAACATCATGGTTTAAGATGGGATAAATGGT TCCCGCCATTAATATGTTATGAGACCCAAGGTGGGGTCGGGGCCAAGAGACACTAGGGGAGGATCCGCTGATGGTGTTAAAATATGCTATGAATTATGTCAGGGGCTTGCAAGAAGTTGGCAAGGAAGGAAATTCCACTGGTAATAAACTTAAGGTATCAAGTTGTTACAAGCATTACACTGCATATGACCTTGACAAATGGAAAGGTGTCGATAGATTTCACTTTGAT GCTATTTTTGCTTTGAAGGTGACAAAAAAGGACATAGAGGACATATTTCAACCACTATTTAGGAGTTGTGTAGAGGAGGGTCGTGTGAGCAGTGTGATGTGTTCATATAACAGGGTTAATGGCATTCCTACTTGTGCTGATCCAGTCCTGCTTAAAGGGGTTATCAGAGAACAATGGAATCTTGACGG atatattatatcatatTGTGATTCCATCAAGGTTTATTATGATAGAATCAAATATGCAGCCACACCTGAAGATTCAGTAACCCTGGCCTTAAAAGCAG GTTTAAACATGAACTACAAAGATTTTTTGCCAAGGTATATAGAGAATGCAGtca taaataaaattaaagaatctATTGGAGACCATGCTTTAATCTACAATTATATAGTCCTAATGAGACTTGGTTTCTTTGACATGGACCCAAAATTACACCCATTTGGAAATCTTGGACCATTAAATGTATGTACTGAAGAACATCAAGAGCTAGCGCTGGATGTTGCAAAGCAAGGGATAGTCTTGCTGGACAATAAAGGAGCTCTTTCTTTGTCTAAAAACACCACAAAAAACTTCATTGTTATAGGACCAAATGGTAATGCTATTGTGGCTATGATAAGTATTTATGCTGGTATACCTAGTGAATACACTACGCCTTTACAAGGACTGCAAAAGTACATCTTATTTGTCACTTATACAGTCGGGTGTCCATTCATGAATTGCACTGATGAATTGCTTGTCGGGCTAGCAACTAAGGCTGCTACTACAACAGATGTGGTGGTCTTGGTGATGGGGCTTGATCAATCTATAGAGCAAGAGGACTTGGATTGGGAGAACCTGATATTGCTAGGATATCAAGAAAAATGTGTAAAAGATATGGCTAATGCTACAAATGGAACAATGATTCTTGTTATAATGTCTATTAGTCCTATCGATATCTCTTTTGCCAAGAATGAGAGAAAGGTTAGAGGGATTTTGTGGGTAGGCTACCCTGGTCAAGCTGGAGGAGATGCCATAGCTCAAGTTATATGTGGAGACCATAATCCTG CTGGGAGGTCTCCTTTTACATGGTATCCAAAAGAGTACTCCGATCAAATGCCAATGACAAACATGAACCTAAAAGTCAATGCAACTAATAACTTCCCTGGAAGAACCTACAGGTTCTACACTAGAAAATCATTATATGAGTTTGGCCATGGACTAAGCTACT ATTTTTCCAAGTTTGTTATTTATGCTCCTTCTATCTTACTAGTTCCAAAGAAATCTTCTCTTAACCCAATTGGTTTTCCCTCTGTTTATCCCTCCAAACAAGACCCTTATCCTAATGGCCAAGCCATTGATGTTTCGAGTGTAAACTGCATCAATTTGCAACTTGTTCTAGTCATTGGTGTGAGAAACAATAGGCCAATGAATGGAGATCATGTGGTGCTAATCTTTTGAAAGCCACATAAATCAGCAGAGATAACAAATCCACCAAATATGCAACTGGCTGCATTTGACAAGGTACGTGTGAAAAAGGGCAAcacaaataatataacattGGATGTGGATGTGTGCAAGGGACTAAGTCTTGTGGATAGTGAAAGACAAAGGAAGCTGGTAACAAGACAACATACATTTATAATTGGATCTCTGAGTGAGCATCAAGTGAGGTACCATCTCATCATTAGGCTAGCTTAAAATGGAAGCATGGGAGGATTCACATTTATGTAA
- the LOC118055492 gene encoding uncharacterized protein: MEGLIPFLLHSIKKQKPHNSYRSLSMGSSRGYRLLMGGEGESVNGSSHRRTRSDYQPPPMESLELRANLDFLRSGSLRKRSLNSPSMTGGSKFDAYPHQMGKQVNNKANIRQ; the protein is encoded by the coding sequence atGGAAGGTTTGATTCCATTTCTTCTCCATTCAATCAAGAAACAGAAGCCTCATAACAGCTACAGGTCTCTCTCCATGGGGTCGAGCCGTGGCTACCGTTTGTTGATGGGAGGTGAAGGGGAGTCGGTTAATGGTTCGTCTCATCGGCGAACCAGGTCAGACTACCAGCCACCACCCATGGAGTCTTTGGAGCTGCGGGCCAATTTAGATTTTCTCCGATCTGGGAGCTTGAGGAAACGTTCTTTGAACTCTCCCTCGATGACTGGCGGCTCAAAGTTTGATGCGTATCCTCATCAAATGGGCAAGCAAGTGAACAACAAAGCTAATATTCGACAATAA